The segment ATACAAGGGGATATGGGGGCCAAACTCGCTCTGGCGATGACAGCGATATTCGCTTTGACAACTAAAAGACCGTTAACCGCTATTGCCTTAGGCATTGCAATGGCAGCGGTAACAAGACAAATGGATATTTATTAAGTTTGATATCCAAGAGCAATAATGAGCAATTTTGTTCAAGTTTTCGATTCAGCGAGTAACTATACTGGGAACTATAGGAATCACACGTTAAGGGAATCGTTTTGAGTGCCAAACAAGAAAATCGCTTTCAGTTCAGCAGTAGTCAAAAGCAACTAGTCACCGCACTAGAAGCAACTATGAGCGATTTTTCTTATGCCAAACATGCGCATGAGGAGTATTCCCTTGGCGTTACTCTTAAAGGTCGCCAAGATTTTTTCTGCCAAAACGCTTTCCATAAAAGTCCAGCAGGCGGAGTACTACTCTTCAATCCAGAAGAGGTGCACGACGGTCATTCCGGTGTTAGTGAAAGCCTTGAATATGTCATGCTCTATATTCATCCCAATGAATTGAAGCCGCTTTTTCAAGCGTTAGGTTACGGAAAAGAGGCGACATTAAGAGTCGACCGTCCGTTACTCAATGACCCCGTGCTAAGACACCAAATTCTGGCAATGCACCAACTCGTCAGTGATTCAAACCACTCGACTATCGAGTTTGAAAGCGGGCTATTTCATATTGCGCATTCTTTAGTACGCAAAGCTGGAAAACTCAATCATGATTTCCATACACCTTTGTCGAAAAAAGATAGCCTGTTAACCAGAGCAAAAGATTTCATCATCGATCATATTGACCAAGACATTTCCATTGATGACGTGGCTCAAGCCGCTGCTATGTCGAAATATCATTTTATTCGCTTATTTCATCGTCAGTTCGGTATTACCCCTCATCAATACGTGCTGAACTGCCGAATTAATGCTGCGCGTAAATATTTAGAGACAGGCTTACCTTCCAGCCATGTCGCACAACTATCAGGCTTTGCCGATAACAGTCATCTCAATCGTCATTTTAAAAGAACGTTTGGCATGACACCTAAACAATACCAGCTACAACTCTGTTCTTAATTCCATACATTTGGAGCTTTCAATGTTAGAAATTCTCGCTTATGCCATTGGTGTAATGTACACACCTGGCCCAATTAACCTATTAGGTCTACACAGTGGATTAAATGGTAAAACTCGTGAACATATTGGCTTTTTCGCAGGCGTGGGATGTGCCATGTTGATTCTGTTTATATTTCTCGGTTTCCTTGGACTTAAATTTATTAATCCTTCCTTATTACCATACATCAGTTTA is part of the Vibrio diazotrophicus genome and harbors:
- a CDS encoding AraC family transcriptional regulator, which encodes MSAKQENRFQFSSSQKQLVTALEATMSDFSYAKHAHEEYSLGVTLKGRQDFFCQNAFHKSPAGGVLLFNPEEVHDGHSGVSESLEYVMLYIHPNELKPLFQALGYGKEATLRVDRPLLNDPVLRHQILAMHQLVSDSNHSTIEFESGLFHIAHSLVRKAGKLNHDFHTPLSKKDSLLTRAKDFIIDHIDQDISIDDVAQAAAMSKYHFIRLFHRQFGITPHQYVLNCRINAARKYLETGLPSSHVAQLSGFADNSHLNRHFKRTFGMTPKQYQLQLCS